In the Malaclemys terrapin pileata isolate rMalTer1 chromosome 12, rMalTer1.hap1, whole genome shotgun sequence genome, one interval contains:
- the LOC128845975 gene encoding cathepsin G-like has product MALRMQLLILVLLPVAFLLPPGAQRGEIIGGWEARPHSRPYMAYVQIAMWRGVKTCGGVLIRDDVVLTAAHCNDKQGYITVKLGVHNLRLWEWSQQEIPVHRRIPHPQYDMYSFNNDVMLLQLAHRARLNEWVGLNEWVGLIPLPSAWQGVHPGAMCSVAGWDRTSARSAKGSDVLQEVDVEVLEDYVCLRNPDQIYRYYNASTMLCAGDPKQGKSSFKCRQGPWEIINGTGTQRQHL; this is encoded by the exons ATGGCTCTGAGGATGCAGCTCTTGATCCTGGTCCTGCTCCCTGTGGCCTTTCTGCTGCCCCCCGGGGCTCAGCGTG ggGAGATCATCGGGGGATGGGAAGCCCGGCCCCACTCCAGACCCTACATGGCCTATGTGCAGATAGCAATGTGGAGAGGGGTGAAAACATGTGGGGGGGTCCTGATTCGGGACGATGTGGTGCTGACGGCAGCTCATTGCAACGACAAGCAGGG CTACATCACTGTCAAGCTGGGAGTCCATAACCTTAGACTGTGGGAATGGAGCCAACAAGAAATTCCTGTGCATCGCCGGATCCCCCACCCGCAATATGACATGTACTCCTTTAACAATGATGTCATGCTGCTGCAG CTGGCGCACCGAGCCAGGCTCAATGAATGGGTGGGGCTCAATGAATGGGTGGGGCTCATCCCCTTGCCCAGCGCCTGGCAGGGCGTGCACCCCGGGGCCATGTGCAGTGTCGCCGGCTGGGACCGGACGAGCGCCCGCAGTGCAAAGGGCTCAGATGTGCTCCAGGAGGTGGACGTGGAGGTGCTGGAGGATTATGTGTGTCTGAGGAATCCTGACCAGATCTATCGTTACTATAACGCCTCCACTATGCTTTGTGCAGGGGATCCGAAACAGGGCAAAAGTTCCTTTAAG TGCCGTCAAGGCCCCTGGGAGATCATCAATGGGACGGGAACTCAGCGCCAGCACCTATAG